Proteins encoded in a region of the Podarcis muralis chromosome 2, rPodMur119.hap1.1, whole genome shotgun sequence genome:
- the ST6GALNAC2 gene encoding alpha-N-acetylgalactosaminide alpha-2,6-sialyltransferase 2, with translation MGSARWKRLCLLFLIGITFSVIFYGHYYTTTDSSRLLQQETLGPAQAEIPQDVRNHSLPRESMTKRGNPTKNSSERGILNHPKEKDLLTPSLSQSGLCAHSLKSKVKVDPTMRKQFDFGIPVLMEKQHFTPETWEKLKEHKVPYGWRGLSYSAIASTVQLLNDSASGRLFSKTGLPDGCSRCAVVGNGGILNGSRQGKEIDAHDFVFRLNGAVIKGFEEDVGTKISFYGFTVNTMKNSLIAYAEYGFTQIPQGKDIRYIFIPSDLRDYIMLRSAILGTPVPDGYDKGDEPQQYFGSEASAGKFKLLHPEFVHYLTERFLRSEIINSQYGHLYMPSTGALMLLTALHTCDQVSAYGFITDNYRAFSDHYFEQEKKPLVFYANHDMLLEAELWKSLHRTGIMKLYQR, from the exons ACTGTTGCAGCAGGAGACACTGGGGCCAGCGCAAGCAGAAATTCCCCAAGATGTCAGGAACCACAGTCTGCCCAGAGAAAGCATGACaaagag GGGGAACCCAACCAAAAATTCATCTGAGAGAGGAATTCTTAATCATCCCAAGGAGAAG GATTTGCTCACGCCAAGCCTTTCTCAGTCCGGTTTGTGTGCCCACTCACTGAAGTCCAAAGTAAAGGTGGACCCAACGATGAGGAAGCAGTTTGATTTTGGCATCCCGGTGCTGATGGAGAAGCAGCACTTCACCCCGGAGACCTGGGAGAAGCTAAAAGAGCACAAAGTCCCCTACGGCTGGCGTGGCTTGTCATATTCAG CAATTGCATCCACCGTGCAGCTCCTCAATGACTCTGCCAGCGGTAGGCTCTTCAGCAAGACCGGGCTCCCTGATGGCTGCAGCCGCTGTGCTGTGGTTGGGAACGGTGGGATTCTGAACGGCTCTCGTCAAGGCAAGGAGATAGATGCTCATGACTTCGTCTTCAG GCTTAATGGGGCAGTGATCAAAGGCTTCGAGGAAGATGTTGGGACAAAAATCTCCTTCTATGGTTTCACAGTAAACACCATGAAGAATTCCCTCATTGCTTATGCAGAATATGGCTTCACGCAGATACCACAGGGCAAG GACATCCGCTACATTTTCATCCCCTCAGATCTACGAGATTATATCATGCTGAGATCTGCCATATTGGGCACCCCGGTCCCAGACGGGTATGACAAGGGCGATGA GCCACAACAATATTTTGGATCTGAGGCATCTGCAGGAAAGTTCAAGTTGCTGCACCCTGAATTTGTGCATTACCTAACAGAGAG GTTTTTAAGGTCAGAAATAATAAACAGCCAGTATGGACATCTCTACATGCCCAGCACTGGAGCCTTGATGCTTCTAACAGCTCTTCATACCTGTGATCAG GTCAGTGCCTATGGTTTCATCACCGACAACTACAGGGCATTCTCCGACCACTACTTTGAGCAGGAGAAGAAGCCGTTGGTCTTCTATGCCAACCACGATATGCTGCTGGAAGCTGAGCTGTGGAAGAGCTTGCACCGGACTGGTATCATGAAGCTGTATCAACGGTGA